aaacaaaaacaattacagctataataaaataaacaagaaaaaaaatatatatagctAAATCTTCAAAGTAGGGCAATTGTTCGATCCATAgtccaacacataaaaacacacaaaatatcaaattaaaattgttcTAGTTTTGATTAATATTAAATGATGTTCCAGCTCAGGTTACTACTCCAGCATCAGCTTCTCTTCTCCTGATTTTTCACTTTACTAATGCGTTGAAATGAGTCCTCAACTCAAATTTTGATGAATCCATCATCATTGATATCTCTTTGTTTTTCATATatcaaagaataataaaaaatcatgttAATTAGTCAAATTCATACATATTTGAATGCAgaataaaatgaaaacaaaaaaggaCTTTCTTCATAGATAGATCCTTTTTATAGCTCTCACTAATACTATTATTAAATATAGTAACTAATAAAAAGTTGACTCTCTTGCCATATTTTCATAAGATGAATgtaattttactaaaatatatattttgttaattgtCTTCTAGAAGCAATTAATTAAGGATTATAACAAAGTTTAGTCAAACTTCTTATAGTTTGattctaaaatagaaaaaaatcatgataattaaAAGTTGACCGAAGCAAGCATTGAATACGAATAAAACAAAGTGTATGTTATAGTCTCCCATTTAAATCGCGTgttcacaaataaaaaaactaatacACTGAattgataatatataaaattgattcGAATTAGAGTTTAAAGGCGTGTGGCATCGATCATTAATAAGGAATTAGTTTAGTCAAAGATACATCTGTCtacattttttaaagaatatataaGGTCAATACGAgtcaaataatatgaaaatgaaaaataattgagtATATTATTTATCTTACATTTTacctttaataaaaaaaaataaaaaacattgaCTAATTGTTAACATAGATTACACACATACTCAAATATTATGATTACCTAGATTagttctctttttatttattaaagagagattgatatttaattattaaaataataaataaaaatatgatagtcAAAACACATGATTCCTCAAGTGCATGGtgtatgtaaataaaaaaatattaaaagtaaagTGGCGCAAAGAGAATAATTCAGTACTACAATTTATAATTGGTTGGTTGCTCTACAGATAGAAGTAGAAGGATTTTCACCTTCGAGAGTTTTCATggggagattttttttttctaaaagacaagataatatattataatttaatatatatgcaCAGTACAAGTAAGTGGTCGAATATGGCTAGTAAAGTTTGAGAAATTAAAGGGATTGGGATTACATCATAcgtattaatatttttcatagtaGAAAACGATTTTTTTCAACTAACATAAAGAGTCtctattttatctatttatctTCTATTTTACTAGAAACAATCAACAGGAGTTGTCCAAAGTATGAGGGAGTTAGCTTCCTTCAATATAGATCCCTCCTTAGCCAAGGTATCTGCCACTTGATTTTCTTTAATCAGACAAAATATTAGATTAGGATGGATGATCATTTGCTAGACAGTGAAGGATATTCTGACAATATACATTAATTTCAATTGACGTTAAGTTGTAGGTCAGTGCAATAGTTAAACATTTTTGCAGCGTTAATAGTTCAAAAACGATATGTGTTGCTTCATATTTATTAGAGTATATTACTCTAACTATCAaagatttaaagaaatgaaGTGCAAAAGGATAAATAACGTGagtttttacaaaaaaaatgtaattatcCAAAACAATGTCTCCttgatttcttctattttaatgGGATTAATTaagatacataatttttttgtttgacgAAATTTGAGGAAGGCCAATGCCTTAATAAGAGCCTGCCCTGATGCAAGTCCTACTTGATTAGCATCCTTATAGAAATAAAGTGTCATCTTACATTCTTCATATTGTTTGTAATATCTTCGATGATCATTTTCAGCTTCAGGTTACGTTGTCCCATGTGCCCATCCACTTATTCctgcatatatacatacatagtcTGCATAGCCTTGTGGGCGCTAGTAATTATAACAAGGAATATATATgttaaacaaaaagagaaaaataaaaacaactaGAAAATATCcataaaacaaaatcaaagtaGGGCAATTGTtccaacacataaaacatcaaattaaattttgatgaatccaTAATCTTCCTCGGTTGTTACTACTCCTGCACGATCTCTTCAGGGTTGGTGGTTGGAGGGATGAGTCTTTTTGCTAGTGCTTTCAGCCAATGGAATGAGTCCTTTAACGCATGATCCTTCACCAGCCACGTCGTCGCGTATAGCTCTACGTGCTACTTCTGCAGATGCAACAGCAGCAGCCTTGTCCTTTCGTGGTATGTGCAGATCAACCGTCAAGTGTATTCCAGGAATatctataattatatttaatagaaTCGTTTATAACAATAAGTAATTCATTAAAACACACACATGTATATACGCATTTTCTTTCTTACCAGCATAGTATGATGGAACTGGACATGGATACGTTAACGATCGACGAGTGTCATTTCGCACCGGCATCTTGTCATTCCCCTTGTAATTAGTACAAGTGACGACCATTTCCCCATCCTTGGTACCGTTGCTCTTTTGCTTTTTCATATATCAAAGAAAGATAAACAATCATATTAGGAAAATTCATACAcatttgaattgaaaataaaataaaatgaaaacaaaaaggaCATTCTACATTCTCAATTGAAGCACCGTTAGATCTCATTGATGAAGCCATAGTTGCCTTGCTAAATTGAGTGATGAAtgcaaaagaaaaatcaaggaCTCCTATTTATAGCTCTCATTTGCAATCAAAAGTATTCTTATTAAATAcactaattattaaaatattgactATCTTGCCAGAAATTTATTAATAcaattaatgtaattttaatagaatttatttttttgtaagacTTCTTtgcaaaatatattaattatggaTATCATAACATTAATGAATTGAATTACATGCAAATTGATACTCCCTCCATCCatttttagttgtcatgttgtgcttttaaaagtcaatttgactatcaaagtttaaataaattacattaatttgatgtttcaaactaaaaattgaaatatttaaaaactatatgaaaagtactataaattgacttttttttacatatcaatataatgaaaaaatacatcataaaatgttagttaaagttcttatttttttactcAATCATGACAACTAAAAGGGGACGGAGGGAGCTGTAAGAACATTTGAATATAAGAATTACTCTTTTCGTTCCTATTTAAATGTCGTCCTTACTAAAAACAGTTACTTCCTAATATTTGTCATTTCACAAAATCAATGCATAAATGATATTATTCTTTCTCTTTTACCCTTGTAAGTTATATGTCTTGAAAATATACGTTGGACCAAAactaagtaaaataatatatttttattggtcaaattaattaatcaaaataaattaattcatgtttattGATTGAAaacttgattttaaaaaaacattaaataaggaAAGAATAGTAGACTTAGTTTTGTAATGCAGGTGAAATCTAAAATAGTAACGTATAAATAGGAAGGAGAGAGTATACATACAATATTTTGCACCATTAGTCGTCACTGTATAGACGTCATTAGGTAGCATTGA
This window of the Solanum pennellii chromosome 2, SPENNV200 genome carries:
- the LOC107010750 gene encoding uncharacterized protein LOC107010750 yields the protein MASSMRSNGASIENQKSNGTKDGEMVVTCTNYKGNDKMPVRNDTRRSLTYPCPVPSYYADIPGIHLTVDLHIPRKDKAAAVASAEVARRAIRDDVAGEGSCVKGLIPLAESTSKKTHPSNHQP